The following proteins come from a genomic window of Pseudomonas sp. Z8(2022):
- a CDS encoding N-acyl-D-amino-acid deacylase family protein yields the protein MSHYDLIIQGGRYFDGSPVPSAIRSLAIKDGRIALVSAEPLDASLAERVIDAQGKWITPGFLDTHTHYDAELMVAPSLSESVRHGVTTVLVGSCSLSMVCSDAEDASDIFTRVETVPREKVLPILHERKTWNSPRRWREFVDQQPLGPNLVSFLGHSDLRVSVMGLHRATDRQVVPSEAEMQRMEAVLGEALDCGFLGLSTMCLKWDKIDGDREWSKSLPSTYARWREVRRLNRLLRQRGRVHQGAPNAANPLQITQYLGEAIGLLRKPLKTTLISLLDLKGNRSLALLARLSGWLTNRLGGDFRWQLLPTPFAIYADGMDVVLFEEFGAGEMALDVKDQLERNKLLQDEQYRRTFRKFYSDKLSPRVWQRDFGDAVILGCPDASLVGRNFAEVAQERGLHVVDLFLDMVVQYGRQLRWFTVIGNHRQEKLRRMVQSPNTLITFSDAGAHIRNMAFYNLPLRFLKLVKESHDEGQPVMSLERAVHRLTGEQADWLGIEAGYIRPGDRADLVVLDPTGLQQNLERENWDEMQGFGIQRMVCRNPGCVSHVLINGRLAVDEERIAPDLGNERGFGQFLAAR from the coding sequence ATGTCCCACTACGACCTGATCATCCAGGGCGGCCGCTATTTCGACGGCAGCCCTGTCCCCTCCGCCATCCGCAGCCTGGCGATCAAGGACGGGCGAATTGCCCTGGTCAGCGCCGAGCCGCTCGACGCCAGCCTGGCCGAGCGGGTCATCGACGCCCAGGGCAAGTGGATCACCCCGGGTTTCCTCGACACCCATACCCACTACGACGCCGAGCTGATGGTTGCCCCCAGCCTTTCCGAGTCGGTGCGCCACGGCGTGACCACGGTGCTGGTCGGCAGTTGCTCGCTGAGCATGGTCTGCAGCGACGCCGAGGATGCCTCGGATATCTTCACCCGGGTGGAAACCGTGCCGCGCGAGAAGGTGCTGCCGATCCTGCACGAGCGCAAGACCTGGAACAGCCCGCGGCGATGGCGCGAGTTCGTCGACCAGCAGCCGCTCGGCCCGAACCTGGTGAGCTTCCTAGGTCACAGCGACCTGCGCGTCTCGGTCATGGGCCTGCACCGCGCCACCGACCGCCAGGTGGTACCCAGCGAGGCCGAGATGCAGCGCATGGAGGCGGTACTCGGCGAGGCACTGGACTGCGGCTTCCTCGGCCTGTCCACCATGTGCCTGAAGTGGGACAAGATCGACGGCGACCGCGAGTGGTCGAAAAGCCTGCCCAGCACCTACGCGCGCTGGCGCGAGGTGCGCCGCCTCAACCGCCTGCTGCGCCAGCGCGGCCGTGTGCACCAGGGTGCGCCGAACGCGGCCAATCCGCTGCAGATCACCCAGTACCTGGGCGAGGCCATCGGCCTGCTGCGCAAGCCGCTGAAGACCACGCTGATCTCCCTGCTCGACCTCAAGGGCAATCGCAGCCTGGCGCTCCTCGCCCGCCTCTCCGGCTGGTTGACCAACCGACTCGGCGGCGACTTCCGCTGGCAGCTGCTGCCGACCCCCTTCGCCATCTATGCCGACGGCATGGATGTGGTGCTGTTCGAGGAATTCGGCGCAGGCGAAATGGCCCTCGACGTCAAGGATCAGCTCGAGCGCAACAAACTGCTGCAAGACGAGCAGTACCGCCGCACCTTCCGCAAGTTCTACTCGGACAAGCTGTCGCCGCGGGTCTGGCAACGCGACTTCGGCGATGCAGTCATCCTCGGCTGCCCGGACGCCTCGCTGGTCGGCCGCAACTTTGCCGAGGTGGCGCAGGAGCGCGGTCTGCACGTGGTCGACCTGTTCCTCGACATGGTGGTGCAGTACGGCCGTCAGTTGCGCTGGTTCACCGTGATCGGCAACCACCGCCAGGAGAAACTGCGGCGCATGGTGCAAAGCCCGAACACCCTGATCACCTTCTCCGACGCCGGCGCACACATCCGCAACATGGCCTTCTACAACCTGCCGCTGCGCTTTCTCAAACTGGTCAAGGAAAGCCACGACGAAGGCCAGCCGGTGATGAGCCTGGAGCGTGCCGTGCACCGCCTCACCGGCGAGCAGGCCGACTGGCTCGGCATCGAGGCCGGCTACATCCGCCCGGGCGATCGTGCCGATCTGGTGGTGCTAGACCCGACCGGACTGCAGCAGAACCTGGAACGGGAAAACTGGGACGAGATGCAGGGCTTCGGCATCCAGCGCATGGTCTGCCGCAATCCAGGCTGTGTCAGCCACGTGCTGATCAACGGCAGGCTGGCCGTGGACGAAGAGCGTATCGCCCCTGACCTGGGCAACGAACGCGGTTTCGGCCAGTTCCTCGCCGCCCGCTGA
- the osmE gene encoding osmotically-inducible lipoprotein OsmE, whose protein sequence is MYKHSLAVLAVAAAVSGCSTMENPVDYVTFRNEPLVKQVERGMTKEQVRTLGGPPSSEVQNDVTGGTCNNYVMNVDGLEQPYYVDFDLSERVDSKGFMTCEQHQGNQRKRL, encoded by the coding sequence ATGTACAAACACAGCCTTGCAGTACTGGCCGTAGCGGCCGCAGTGAGTGGTTGTTCGACTATGGAGAACCCGGTTGACTACGTGACCTTTCGCAACGAGCCTCTGGTCAAGCAGGTCGAACGCGGCATGACCAAGGAACAGGTACGCACTCTGGGCGGGCCGCCCTCTTCGGAAGTACAGAACGACGTCACCGGCGGCACTTGCAACAACTACGTGATGAACGTCGATGGACTGGAACAGCCCTATTACGTGGACTTCGACCTCAGCGAGCGGGTAGACAGCAAGGGCTTCATGACCTGCGAACAACACCAGGGCAACCAGCGCAAGAGGCTCTGA
- a CDS encoding AraC family transcriptional regulator — protein sequence MSVRYEVRSAALTGLAAAVTSLGGDLQTLLARVGMSADALDDGDGPIRIDQLIRLLNEAAVQLECPDLGLRVAGHQGLEMLGLLGRLLVREANLQAAFTAAQRYLALHNKAEHWQLLTLEGRIQVRRIEHFFALEGAQQYREMAICAYARLVRAVGGADLRPLRVEFSHSPVAPRARYRQHLGCEVLFDQEYDCLVYDASILQRPVLSMARDDAQRFEEVLRGHLDSLQDNLELQVRSLIVQTLGMRQHSLGHIAELLGLHPRSLQRRLRDEGLCFKQLVHQVKMDTAGWQVRASSMPLTLLADVLGYADQAAFSKAFRNHFGQSPSSWRKVHR from the coding sequence ATGTCCGTTCGCTATGAAGTACGCAGTGCAGCCCTGACCGGGCTGGCAGCCGCGGTAACGAGCCTGGGGGGCGATCTGCAGACGCTCCTGGCACGCGTGGGCATGAGCGCTGATGCGCTGGACGACGGCGATGGTCCGATTCGCATCGATCAGTTGATCCGTCTGCTGAACGAAGCAGCCGTGCAGCTGGAGTGTCCCGATCTGGGCCTGCGCGTGGCTGGCCACCAGGGGCTGGAGATGCTCGGTCTGCTGGGCCGCCTGCTGGTGCGCGAGGCGAACCTGCAGGCCGCCTTCACGGCGGCTCAGCGCTACCTGGCGCTGCACAACAAGGCCGAGCATTGGCAGCTGCTGACGCTGGAGGGTCGTATTCAGGTTCGCCGTATCGAGCATTTCTTCGCGCTGGAGGGAGCGCAGCAATATCGGGAGATGGCCATCTGCGCCTATGCCCGCCTGGTGCGTGCGGTAGGCGGCGCCGACCTGCGCCCGCTGCGGGTGGAGTTCAGCCATAGCCCGGTAGCTCCGCGTGCCCGCTATCGCCAGCATCTGGGCTGCGAGGTGCTGTTCGATCAGGAATACGACTGCCTGGTGTACGACGCCAGTATCCTGCAACGCCCGGTACTGTCCATGGCTCGCGATGATGCCCAGCGCTTCGAGGAGGTGCTGCGCGGACATCTGGACAGCCTGCAGGACAACCTGGAGCTGCAGGTGCGCAGCCTGATCGTGCAGACCCTGGGCATGCGCCAGCATTCGCTCGGGCATATCGCCGAACTGCTCGGCCTGCATCCGCGAAGCCTGCAGAGGCGCTTGCGGGATGAAGGGCTGTGCTTCAAGCAACTGGTGCATCAGGTGAAGATGGATACTGCCGGTTGGCAGGTAAGGGCATCAAGCATGCCGCTGACGTTACTGGCCGATGTGCTCGGCTACGCCGACCAGGCGGCCTTCAGCAAAGCCTTTCGCAATCACTTCGGCCAGTCGCCCTCGAGCTGGCGCAAGGTTCATCGCTGA
- the metH gene encoding methionine synthase, which produces MSDRSARLQALQQALKERILILDGGMGTMIQSYKLEEADYRGERFVDWPSDVKGNNDLLLLTQPQIIAAIEKAYLDAGADILETNTFNATRVSQADYDMEDLVYELNVAGARVAREVADAKTLETPDRPRFVAGVLGPTSRTCSISPDVNDPGYRNVTFDELVENYTEATRGLIEGGADLILIETIFDTLNAKAAIFAVQQVFDEDGVELPIMISGTITDASGRTLSGQTTEAFWNSVRHAKPISIGLNCALGAKELRPYLAELAAKADTHVSAHPNAGLPNAFGEYDETPEQMAEVVEEFAASGLLNIIGGCCGTTPPHIKAIAEAVARHKPRAIPDIPKACRLSGLEPFTIDRNSLFVNVGERTNITGSAKFARLIREENYTEALEVALQQVEAGAQVIDINMDEGMLDSKAAMVRFLNLIAGEPDISRVPIMIDSSKWEVIEAGLKCIQGKGIVNSISMKEGVEAFKHHAKLCKRYGAAVVVMAFDEVGQADTAQRKKEICKRSYDILVDEVGFPPEDIIFDPNIFAVATGIEEHNNYAVDFIEACAFIRDNLPFALSSGGVSNVSFSFRGNNPVREAIHSVFLYYAIQNGLTMGIVNAGQLEIYDEIPKELRDAVEDVVLNRNDGATEALLAIADKYKGDGAAKEVENEEWRSLPVDKRLEHALVKGITAFIVEDTEECRQQCARPIEVIEGPLMAGMNVVGDLFGSGKMFLPQVVKSARVMKQAVAHLIPFIEAEKGDKPEAKGKILMATVKGDVHDIGKNIVGVVLGCNGYDIVDLGVMVPAEKILQTAIAEKCDIIGLSGLITPSLDEMVHVAKEMQRQGFTLPLMIGGATTSKAHTAVKIDPQYSNDAVVYVTDASRAVGVATQLLSRELKADFVQKTRDEYVVVRERTAARATRTERLSYADAIANKPAFDWAGYSAPKPSFTGAQVLDDIDLNVLAEYIDWTPFFISWDLAGKYPRILTDEVVGEAATSLFNDAQAMLRKLIDEKLIKARAVFGFWPANQVQDDDIEVYGENGEPLATLHHLRQQTIKPDGKPNLSLADFVAPKESGVTDYVGGFITTAGIGAEEVAKAYEAKGDDYNSIMVKALADRLAEACAEWLHERVRKEYWGYAKDEQLDNDALIREQYKGIRPAPGYPACPDHTEKATLFKLLDPAADYNKAGRSGVFLTEHYAMFPAAAVSGWYFAHPEAQYFAVGKVDKDQIERYSERKGQDIAVSERWLAPNLGYDD; this is translated from the coding sequence ATGTCCGATCGCAGCGCCCGCCTCCAAGCCCTCCAGCAAGCCCTGAAGGAGCGCATCCTGATCCTCGACGGCGGCATGGGCACCATGATCCAGAGCTACAAGCTGGAGGAAGCCGATTACCGCGGCGAGCGTTTCGTCGACTGGCCCAGCGACGTCAAGGGCAATAACGACCTGCTGCTGCTTACCCAGCCGCAGATCATTGCCGCTATCGAGAAGGCATATCTGGATGCCGGTGCCGACATCCTGGAAACCAACACTTTCAACGCTACCCGCGTGTCCCAGGCCGACTACGACATGGAGGATCTGGTCTACGAGCTGAACGTGGCTGGCGCCCGCGTGGCCCGTGAAGTGGCCGACGCCAAGACCCTGGAAACCCCGGACCGCCCGCGTTTCGTCGCCGGTGTGCTCGGCCCGACCAGCCGCACCTGCTCGATCTCCCCGGACGTCAACGACCCCGGCTACCGCAACGTCACCTTCGACGAGCTGGTAGAGAACTACACCGAGGCCACCCGCGGCCTGATCGAAGGCGGCGCCGATCTGATCCTGATCGAGACCATCTTCGATACCCTGAACGCCAAGGCAGCGATCTTCGCCGTGCAGCAGGTGTTCGACGAAGACGGCGTCGAGTTGCCGATCATGATCTCCGGCACCATCACCGATGCCTCCGGCCGCACCCTGTCCGGCCAGACCACCGAGGCCTTCTGGAACTCGGTCCGCCATGCCAAGCCGATCTCCATCGGCCTGAACTGCGCCCTCGGCGCCAAGGAGCTGCGTCCGTACCTGGCCGAGCTGGCAGCCAAGGCCGACACCCACGTCTCCGCCCACCCCAACGCCGGCCTGCCCAACGCCTTCGGCGAATACGACGAAACCCCGGAGCAGATGGCCGAAGTGGTCGAGGAGTTTGCTGCCAGCGGCCTGCTCAACATCATCGGCGGCTGCTGCGGCACTACTCCGCCGCATATCAAGGCGATTGCCGAAGCCGTGGCCAGGCACAAGCCGCGTGCGATTCCGGACATCCCCAAGGCCTGCCGGCTGTCGGGCCTTGAGCCCTTCACCATCGACCGCAATTCGCTGTTCGTGAACGTCGGCGAGCGCACCAACATCACCGGTTCGGCCAAGTTTGCCCGGCTGATCCGCGAGGAGAACTACACCGAGGCCCTGGAAGTCGCCCTGCAGCAGGTTGAAGCCGGTGCCCAGGTGATCGACATCAACATGGACGAAGGCATGCTCGATTCGAAGGCTGCCATGGTCCGCTTCCTCAACCTGATCGCCGGCGAGCCGGACATCTCCCGCGTGCCGATCATGATCGACTCCTCCAAGTGGGAAGTGATCGAAGCCGGCCTCAAATGCATCCAGGGCAAGGGCATCGTCAACTCGATCTCCATGAAGGAAGGTGTCGAGGCCTTCAAGCACCACGCCAAGCTGTGCAAGCGCTACGGCGCCGCTGTGGTGGTGATGGCCTTCGATGAGGTCGGCCAGGCCGATACCGCGCAACGCAAAAAAGAGATCTGTAAGCGCAGCTACGACATCCTGGTGGACGAAGTGGGCTTCCCGCCGGAAGACATCATCTTTGACCCGAATATCTTCGCCGTGGCCACCGGCATCGAGGAACACAACAACTACGCGGTGGACTTTATCGAGGCCTGCGCCTTCATTCGCGACAACCTGCCCTTCGCCTTGAGCTCCGGCGGCGTGTCCAACGTGTCGTTCTCGTTCCGCGGCAACAACCCCGTGCGCGAGGCAATCCACTCGGTATTCCTCTACTACGCGATCCAGAACGGCCTGACCATGGGCATCGTCAACGCCGGTCAGCTGGAGATCTACGACGAGATTCCCAAAGAGCTGCGCGATGCGGTCGAGGACGTGGTGCTCAACCGTAACGACGGTGCCACCGAGGCGCTGCTGGCCATCGCCGACAAATACAAGGGTGACGGTGCGGCCAAGGAAGTCGAGAACGAGGAATGGCGTTCGCTGCCGGTGGACAAGCGCCTGGAACACGCTCTGGTCAAGGGCATCACCGCCTTTATCGTGGAAGACACCGAAGAATGCCGCCAGCAATGCGCGCGCCCGATCGAAGTGATCGAAGGGCCGCTGATGGCGGGCATGAACGTGGTCGGCGATCTGTTCGGCTCGGGCAAGATGTTCCTGCCCCAGGTGGTCAAGTCCGCCCGGGTGATGAAGCAGGCCGTGGCGCACCTGATCCCCTTCATCGAAGCCGAGAAAGGCGACAAGCCGGAAGCCAAGGGCAAGATCCTCATGGCTACTGTCAAGGGCGACGTGCACGATATCGGCAAGAACATCGTCGGCGTGGTGCTGGGCTGCAACGGTTACGACATCGTCGACCTGGGCGTAATGGTGCCGGCAGAGAAGATCTTGCAGACGGCGATTGCCGAGAAGTGCGACATCATCGGGCTGTCCGGTCTGATCACTCCGTCGCTGGACGAGATGGTGCATGTCGCCAAGGAAATGCAGCGCCAGGGATTTACCCTGCCGCTGATGATCGGCGGTGCAACCACATCCAAGGCCCACACCGCGGTGAAGATCGACCCGCAGTACAGCAACGACGCGGTGGTTTACGTCACCGACGCCTCGCGTGCCGTAGGCGTGGCCACCCAGCTGCTGTCCAGGGAGCTGAAGGCCGACTTCGTGCAGAAGACCCGCGACGAATACGTAGTGGTGCGTGAGCGCACTGCCGCCCGGGCGACCCGCACCGAGCGTCTGAGCTATGCCGACGCCATCGCCAACAAGCCGGCCTTCGACTGGGCCGGCTACAGCGCGCCGAAACCCAGCTTCACCGGCGCACAGGTGCTGGACGACATCGACCTCAACGTGCTGGCCGAATACATCGACTGGACGCCGTTCTTCATCTCCTGGGACCTGGCCGGCAAATACCCGCGCATCCTCACCGACGAAGTGGTCGGAGAAGCGGCCACCAGCCTGTTCAATGACGCCCAGGCGATGCTGCGCAAGCTGATTGACGAGAAGCTGATCAAGGCCCGCGCCGTGTTCGGCTTCTGGCCGGCCAATCAGGTGCAGGACGACGATATCGAGGTTTACGGGGAGAACGGCGAGCCGCTCGCCACCCTGCACCACCTGCGCCAGCAGACCATCAAGCCGGACGGCAAGCCGAACCTGTCGCTGGCCGACTTCGTCGCGCCGAAAGAAAGCGGTGTGACTGATTACGTCGGCGGCTTCATCACCACCGCCGGCATCGGTGCCGAGGAAGTGGCCAAGGCCTACGAGGCCAAGGGCGATGATTACAACTCGATCATGGTCAAGGCACTGGCCGACCGCCTTGCCGAAGCCTGCGCCGAATGGCTGCATGAACGCGTGCGCAAGGAGTACTGGGGTTACGCCAAGGACGAGCAACTGGACAACGACGCGCTGATCCGCGAGCAGTACAAGGGCATCCGCCCTGCCCCTGGTTATCCGGCCTGCCCGGATCACACCGAAAAGGCCACGCTGTTCAAACTGCTCGATCCCGCGGCCGACTACAACAAGGCCGGTCGCAGTGGCGTGTTCCTCACCGAGCACTACGCCATGTTCCCGGCCGCCGCCGTCTCCGGCTGGTACTTCGCCCACCCTGAAGCGCAGTACTTCGCCGTGGGCAAGGTCGACAAGGATCAGATCGAGCGCTACAGCGAGCGAAAGGGCCAGGATATCGCGGTCAGCGAACGCTGGCTGGCGCCGAACCTCGGTTACGACGACTGA
- a CDS encoding DUF1883 domain-containing protein yields the protein MKFIHQREHLEEGDLVVIQCSQPCNIRLMNDANFRAFRNRGRHSYHGGAFIKFPAKIRVPSSGFWNITLDTVTRRAVSMTRKPQMEYSIRIVRRPGA from the coding sequence ATGAAATTCATCCATCAACGCGAGCATCTGGAAGAGGGCGATCTGGTGGTCATCCAGTGTTCGCAGCCCTGCAACATCCGCCTGATGAACGATGCCAACTTTCGTGCCTTCAGGAACCGTGGTCGGCACAGCTACCACGGCGGGGCGTTCATCAAGTTTCCGGCGAAGATCCGCGTTCCCTCCAGCGGTTTCTGGAATATCACCCTGGATACCGTTACCCGGCGCGCCGTGAGCATGACGCGCAAACCGCAGATGGAATACAGCATCAGGATCGTTCGCCGCCCGGGCGCCTGA
- a CDS encoding DUF2914 domain-containing protein — MKALLDRIPLLIALLKRYPGLVALFGFVSGVASFLLVDRQAHLAKVLGVVLVVSWVWLILESLLRERIARRFGFELPLPLLRYGTQMIHQESLFFVLPFFFITTTWNSGQLLFSGLLAIAALVSITDPVYYRWLAPRRWLLLIFHSLTLFAVTLTALPVIFHLSTPQSYRIALAAATLLALPSLPGLVGATGWRRILLLAVLPLAMASAGWMARVWVPPATLWLTEVAISDRFDGKQRTPGESLTQITPQRLHANGLYAYTSINAPRGLNERIYHVWQHNGREVDRIALNISGGRKEGYRAWTHKLNFPASPEGRWRVRVVTEAGQMIGVLRFEVVASAQRKPSAPPF; from the coding sequence ATGAAAGCCCTGCTCGACCGCATTCCCCTTCTGATTGCCCTGCTCAAGCGCTATCCCGGGCTGGTCGCGCTGTTCGGCTTCGTCTCGGGGGTGGCCAGTTTTCTGCTGGTCGACCGCCAGGCACATCTGGCCAAGGTGTTGGGCGTAGTGCTGGTAGTCAGCTGGGTCTGGCTGATCCTGGAAAGCCTGTTGCGTGAACGCATCGCACGACGCTTCGGTTTCGAATTACCGCTGCCGCTGCTGCGCTACGGCACGCAGATGATCCATCAAGAAAGCCTGTTCTTCGTCCTGCCGTTCTTCTTCATCACTACCACTTGGAACAGTGGCCAGTTGCTGTTCAGCGGGCTGCTGGCGATCGCTGCACTGGTATCGATTACCGACCCGGTCTACTACCGCTGGCTGGCTCCCCGACGCTGGCTGCTGCTGATATTTCACAGCCTGACGCTATTTGCGGTGACGCTCACTGCCCTACCGGTCATCTTTCACCTCAGCACGCCGCAGAGCTATCGCATCGCCCTGGCGGCCGCCACGCTGCTGGCGCTGCCGAGCCTGCCGGGACTGGTCGGTGCTACCGGCTGGCGACGCATCCTGCTGCTTGCCGTCTTGCCACTGGCCATGGCCAGCGCCGGCTGGATGGCACGGGTATGGGTACCGCCGGCAACCCTGTGGCTGACCGAAGTGGCAATCAGTGACCGCTTCGACGGCAAACAGCGCACGCCCGGCGAGAGCCTGACGCAGATCACGCCGCAGCGCCTGCATGCCAACGGTCTCTACGCCTACACCTCGATCAATGCCCCACGCGGCCTCAACGAGCGCATCTATCACGTCTGGCAGCACAACGGCCGGGAAGTCGATCGCATTGCCCTGAACATCAGCGGCGGGCGCAAGGAGGGTTATCGTGCCTGGACGCACAAGCTCAACTTCCCTGCCTCCCCCGAAGGGCGCTGGCGGGTGCGAGTGGTCACCGAGGCCGGGCAGATGATCGGCGTGCTGCGTTTCGAGGTGGTCGCCTCTGCGCAGCGCAAGCCGAGCGCACCACCTTTCTAG
- a CDS encoding fatty acid cis/trans isomerase, giving the protein MLKPAALLFLSFAAGLARAEAISYIDDVQPILTHKCVACHSCYDAPCQLNLGSGEGILRGASKQLVYDGTRTKAQPTTRLYLDEQGEGAWRKRDFHSVLDGQSGQAALIKRMLELGRSRPLEPNAKLPDNLDIAITRANSCPTPVEFAAYAQKNPHGGMPFAVTGLSDGEYATLQQWMAQGGAVTEQTLEPSAAELRQIKQWEGFLNAPGARQDLVSRWLYEHLFLAHLYFGDGEPGHFFQIVRSRTPGGQPVDPIATRRPNDDPGSEFYYRLRPIQGVIVHKTHITYPLGEDKLARVKALFFGEDWALDAVPGYGAQRRANPFETFAAIPAKARYQFMLDDAEYFVRTFIRGPVCRGQIATDVIRDNFWALFQAPEHDLYITDAEYQREATPLLAMPGQFDDIGDLLGLWRNYRDKRNAYERLRKDAYADAPPADWEHVWSRNDNALLSIFRQHDSASVRKGLLGEVPQTLWWLDYPLLERTYYQLVVNFDVFGNVSHQAQTRLYFDLIRNGAEVNFLRLLPAPSREGYLDDWYQNSGKLKMLLDYTSVDHRSPSALGLTDKDPKKQFAEQLLQRYARLNARPDPINRCLGAHCYRNGLPKELQQAEQALSRLASRPAAGLRVIDHLPEATMLRVELGDGSREIYSLLRNRAHSNVAFMLGEELRYQPRLDTLTIYPEVLSSYPNFLFSVKAGEVDAFVRQMEGVSNAKSFERIVQRWGVRRSHPEFWRYFHDLAEHIRETQPLEAGVLDMNRYQNL; this is encoded by the coding sequence ATGCTCAAGCCTGCTGCACTGCTATTTCTTTCCTTCGCAGCTGGCCTGGCCCGCGCCGAAGCAATTTCCTACATTGATGACGTTCAGCCCATCCTCACTCACAAATGTGTGGCCTGCCACTCCTGTTACGACGCGCCCTGTCAGCTCAATCTCGGCAGCGGTGAGGGCATTCTGCGTGGCGCCAGCAAGCAACTCGTCTATGACGGCACGCGTACCAAGGCGCAGCCGACCACGCGGTTGTACCTGGATGAGCAAGGCGAGGGCGCTTGGCGCAAACGCGATTTCCATTCGGTGCTCGATGGTCAGAGCGGTCAGGCTGCGCTGATCAAGCGCATGCTGGAACTTGGGCGAAGCCGACCGCTCGAGCCCAACGCCAAGTTGCCCGACAACCTGGATATCGCCATCACTCGCGCCAACAGTTGCCCGACGCCGGTCGAATTCGCTGCCTATGCGCAGAAAAATCCCCATGGTGGTATGCCATTCGCCGTAACCGGCCTGAGTGATGGCGAGTACGCCACTCTGCAACAGTGGATGGCGCAAGGAGGTGCTGTTACCGAACAGACGCTTGAGCCCAGTGCGGCCGAGCTGCGCCAGATAAAGCAGTGGGAAGGCTTTCTGAATGCTCCCGGTGCGCGACAGGACCTGGTGTCGCGCTGGTTGTACGAGCATCTGTTCCTCGCTCATTTGTACTTCGGGGACGGCGAGCCAGGGCATTTTTTCCAGATCGTGCGCTCCCGTACCCCTGGCGGCCAACCCGTCGATCCCATCGCCACCCGTCGCCCGAACGACGATCCCGGTTCCGAGTTCTACTACCGCCTGCGGCCGATTCAGGGGGTAATCGTGCACAAGACGCATATCACCTATCCCCTGGGCGAGGACAAGCTGGCACGGGTCAAGGCGCTGTTCTTCGGCGAGGACTGGGCACTCGACGCGGTACCGGGTTATGGCGCGCAACGTCGTGCCAACCCGTTCGAAACCTTCGCCGCGATCCCGGCAAAGGCGCGTTATCAGTTCATGCTCGATGACGCCGAATACTTCGTGCGCACCTTCATCCGTGGCCCGGTGTGCCGCGGGCAGATCGCCACCGATGTGATTCGCGACAATTTCTGGGCGTTGTTCCAGGCGCCGGAGCACGATCTGTACATCACCGATGCCGAGTATCAGCGCGAGGCCACGCCACTGTTGGCCATGCCTGGCCAGTTCGACGATATCGGCGATCTGCTGGGGCTGTGGCGCAACTATCGTGACAAGCGCAACGCCTATGAGCGCTTGCGCAAGGATGCCTACGCCGACGCGCCGCCGGCGGACTGGGAACATGTCTGGAGTCGCAACGACAATGCGCTGCTCTCGATCTTCCGCCAACACGACAGTGCATCGGTTCGCAAAGGGCTGTTGGGGGAGGTTCCGCAAACCCTCTGGTGGCTGGATTACCCGCTGCTGGAGCGCACCTACTATCAACTGGTGGTCAACTTCGATGTATTCGGCAATGTCTCGCACCAGGCGCAGACACGCCTGTATTTCGACCTGATCCGCAACGGTGCGGAGGTGAATTTCCTGCGCCTGTTGCCGGCTCCTTCTCGCGAGGGTTACCTCGACGACTGGTATCAGAACAGCGGAAAACTGAAGATGTTGCTGGATTACACCTCGGTCGATCACCGCTCGCCAAGCGCCCTTGGACTGACGGACAAGGACCCGAAGAAGCAGTTCGCCGAACAGTTGCTGCAACGCTATGCGAGGCTCAATGCACGGCCTGATCCGATCAACCGCTGCCTGGGGGCGCACTGTTATCGCAACGGTCTACCCAAGGAGCTGCAGCAGGCCGAGCAGGCACTGTCGCGTCTGGCCAGTCGTCCGGCAGCGGGCTTGCGGGTGATTGATCATCTACCGGAAGCGACCATGCTGCGGGTGGAGCTGGGCGACGGCTCGCGCGAGATCTACAGCCTGCTGCGCAACCGTGCACACAGCAACGTGGCCTTCATGCTGGGTGAGGAGCTGCGCTATCAACCGCGCCTGGACACCCTGACCATCTACCCGGAAGTGCTGAGCAGTTACCCGAACTTCCTGTTCAGCGTGAAGGCCGGTGAGGTGGATGCCTTCGTCAGACAGATGGAAGGTGTCAGCAATGCAAAATCCTTCGAGCGTATCGTTCAACGCTGGGGCGTGCGCCGCAGCCATCCCGAGTTCTGGCGTTATTTCCACGATCTGGCCGAGCATATCCGTGAAACCCAGCCGCTGGAGGCAGGGGTACTGGATATGAACCGCTACCAGAATCTCTAG